The following are encoded in a window of Roseivirga misakiensis genomic DNA:
- a CDS encoding FAD-binding domain-containing protein, whose amino-acid sequence MSFETSFSNILDKIDAIDPKAYAQSRNFVDGAVSYLSPYISRGVISTRFVLESLLKKGYGMPEMEKFVQELAWRDYWQQIWIAKGEDINNDLKREQPDFSHTQIPAAILAGKTGIEVVDEHIAKLWKTGYIHNHMRMYIASIACNIGRSHWKVPAQWMYYHLLDGDWASNALSWQWVAGANANKKYYANQENINTFFYLNQKGSFLDVPYEAFPELETPEILKETQPLRLSTNLPPVSDLKVDASRPTLVYNYYNLDPNWHADLPANRVLLLEPSIFERYPVADHCLEFCQKLGENIPDLQVFVGEFHDLKLKIGQSQVHFKEHPLNGHYEGEEEPRDWMFGVKGYYPSFFAFWKKCKKEIKTW is encoded by the coding sequence ATGAGCTTCGAAACCTCGTTTTCTAATATTCTTGACAAAATCGATGCTATTGATCCGAAAGCCTATGCGCAATCGAGAAACTTCGTAGATGGGGCAGTAAGTTATCTATCCCCATATATTTCTAGAGGTGTTATTTCTACTCGTTTTGTACTGGAAAGCCTTTTAAAGAAAGGCTACGGCATGCCTGAAATGGAAAAGTTTGTACAAGAACTAGCTTGGAGAGACTATTGGCAGCAAATATGGATAGCAAAAGGTGAGGATATCAATAATGACCTTAAGCGGGAACAACCAGATTTTAGCCATACCCAAATTCCAGCTGCAATCTTGGCAGGAAAGACAGGAATTGAGGTAGTCGACGAGCATATTGCCAAGCTTTGGAAGACAGGTTATATCCATAACCACATGCGCATGTATATAGCTTCAATTGCTTGTAACATAGGCCGTAGTCATTGGAAGGTGCCTGCACAATGGATGTATTATCACCTTTTAGATGGTGACTGGGCAAGCAATGCACTCAGCTGGCAATGGGTGGCTGGCGCCAACGCCAACAAGAAATACTATGCGAATCAAGAGAACATCAATACGTTCTTTTACTTAAATCAGAAGGGAAGTTTTCTTGATGTGCCGTACGAGGCATTTCCGGAATTAGAGACACCAGAAATTCTGAAAGAAACACAGCCATTGAGGCTATCTACAAACTTACCTCCGGTCAGTGATTTAAAAGTAGATGCTAGTCGACCAACCTTAGTCTATAACTACTATAATTTAGACCCAAACTGGCATGCGGACCTGCCAGCGAACAGAGTTTTACTTTTAGAGCCTTCTATTTTTGAGCGATATCCTGTTGCCGATCATTGCTTGGAATTTTGCCAAAAGTTGGGAGAGAATATTCCTGATCTTCAAGTTTTTGTAGGGGAGTTCCATGATCTAAAGCTGAAAATAGGTCAAAGCCAGGTTCACTTTAAGGAACATCCTCTAAATGGCCATTATGAAGGAGAAGAAGAACCAAGAGACTGGATGTTTGGCGTAAAAGGTTATTACCCATCGTTTTTTGCTTTCTGGAAAAAATGTAAGAAGGAAATAAAAACTTGGTAA
- a CDS encoding cryptochrome/photolyase family protein yields MKSINLLFPHQLFEKHEIYDNGAPIYLVEESLFFKEFNFHKVKLVFHRASMKSHQAYLESKNLEVIYIDSSDKRSDISVLIKKLGEEGVEKIHFINPTDNWLEKRFSEAIKETQIDVSHHENPLFINTREDLKHFFKPDKKSFFQTTFYKQQRSQRDILIDADGNPTGGKWSFDGENRKKYPKDKTPPSIHYPETDKFWSDAVDYVDEHFDKNLGQLPKSKTYPTTRDETKKWLEQFFNYRFHGFGDYEDAIVTNESYLHHSVLTPMMNVGLIQPKEVIEEAVKYANDHDVAINDLEGFIRQILGWREFIRGMYEAKGSFSRTKNFWGFDRKIPASFYDGTTGIDPIDMTIKQILNTGYCHHIERLMVLGNFMLLCEFDPKEVYRWFMELFIDAYDWVMVPNVYGMSQFADGGLFATKPYISGSNYLMKMSNYKKGDWQVTWDGLFWRFMHINRDFFLKNPRLGMLVRTFDKMEEDKKKAHLENGQAFLDAL; encoded by the coding sequence ATGAAGTCAATCAACCTTTTATTTCCTCACCAACTGTTTGAGAAGCACGAGATATATGATAACGGTGCTCCAATTTACTTGGTAGAGGAATCACTGTTTTTCAAGGAGTTCAACTTCCACAAAGTGAAACTGGTTTTTCACAGAGCATCCATGAAAAGCCATCAGGCTTATTTGGAAAGCAAAAACCTTGAGGTGATCTACATAGACTCATCAGACAAACGATCGGATATCAGCGTCTTGATCAAGAAATTAGGCGAAGAGGGGGTTGAAAAAATTCACTTCATTAACCCAACCGATAATTGGCTTGAAAAAAGATTTTCTGAAGCAATCAAAGAGACTCAAATCGATGTCAGTCACCACGAAAACCCATTATTTATTAACACAAGGGAAGACTTAAAGCACTTTTTTAAACCAGATAAGAAATCGTTTTTTCAAACCACCTTCTATAAACAACAGCGTAGCCAAAGGGATATTCTCATTGATGCAGACGGTAATCCTACTGGTGGAAAATGGAGTTTCGATGGAGAAAACAGAAAGAAATACCCAAAAGATAAAACACCTCCGAGCATTCACTATCCTGAAACTGATAAGTTTTGGAGCGATGCTGTCGACTATGTTGATGAGCACTTTGATAAGAACTTAGGACAACTCCCGAAATCTAAAACCTACCCAACTACACGGGATGAGACAAAGAAATGGCTAGAACAATTCTTTAATTATCGGTTCCATGGTTTTGGGGATTATGAGGATGCTATCGTTACGAATGAGTCTTATTTACATCATAGTGTACTGACGCCTATGATGAATGTGGGGTTAATTCAACCAAAAGAGGTAATTGAAGAAGCCGTGAAATATGCCAATGATCACGATGTGGCGATCAACGATTTAGAGGGCTTTATTCGTCAAATTCTCGGTTGGCGAGAGTTTATAAGGGGAATGTATGAGGCAAAAGGGAGTTTTTCAAGAACCAAAAATTTCTGGGGGTTTGATCGAAAAATACCGGCTTCTTTTTACGATGGAACTACGGGAATAGATCCCATAGACATGACTATTAAGCAGATATTAAATACTGGATATTGCCACCATATCGAACGCCTTATGGTTTTGGGGAACTTCATGTTACTCTGTGAATTTGATCCAAAAGAAGTCTATCGATGGTTCATGGAGTTATTTATAGACGCTTACGATTGGGTAATGGTACCTAATGTGTATGGTATGAGTCAATTTGCAGATGGCGGCCTCTTTGCCACTAAACCATACATTAGTGGCTCCAATTATTTAATGAAAATGAGCAACTACAAAAAGGGCGATTGGCAAGTCACATGGGATGGGCTTTTCTGGCGCTTTATGCACATAAACAGAGACTTTTTCTTGAAAAATCCACGTTTGGGCATGTTAGTTAGAACATTTGACAAAATGGAAGAAGACAAGAAAAAGGCCCACTTAGAAAATGGGCAAGCTTTTTTGGACGCCTTATAA
- a CDS encoding DUF2256 domain-containing protein produces MKKEHLPTKVCPVCDRPFTWRKKWARDWDAVKYCSEKCRRTKSKV; encoded by the coding sequence ATGAAAAAAGAGCATTTACCCACTAAAGTATGTCCTGTTTGCGATCGACCATTCACGTGGAGAAAAAAATGGGCTCGAGATTGGGATGCTGTTAAATATTGTAGTGAAAAATGCCGTAGAACTAAGTCAAAAGTATGA
- a CDS encoding cryptochrome/deoxyribodipyrimidine photo-lyase family protein, which yields MVKDPINIVWLKRDIRTLDHAPLQAAEQRGIPYYIIYLFEPELMAHPDTSDRHLQFVYHSILDFNRKLSGFNRTIEIMEEDATSAFEYLITNHNISEVFSHRESGIQLTWERDKSVYNLLKSNNIHWTQFKRDGIERGIKDRDGWDKQWYVTMSQSQIHNTYSPQELAPLAHPFPLTSTLKKRLSDYPKKFQPAGESNAWKYLNSFTNERGKDYHRLISKPLESRTSCGRISPYLAWGNISIKQAVQHIKGHENYPHNKRAFNGILTRLKWHCHFIQKFEVECSYETICINRGYELLERPLNESFVKAWKAGKTGFPLVDACMRCVAQTGWINFRMRAMVVSILCHHLDQDWRTGVYHLANHFLDYEPGIHYPQFQMQAGTTGVNTIRMYNPIKQSQEHDYEGKFIKMWVPELREVPTEFIHEPWKMTEMDMTFNNITPPLDYPKPLVDLTESGKKARAKIWGHRKHQAVKAEKKRIVKTHTRNN from the coding sequence TTGGTAAAGGACCCGATCAATATCGTTTGGCTAAAGCGTGATATCAGAACGCTAGATCATGCACCACTTCAGGCAGCAGAGCAGCGTGGTATCCCCTACTACATCATTTATCTTTTCGAACCTGAATTAATGGCGCATCCAGATACATCTGATCGTCATTTACAATTTGTCTATCATTCGATTTTAGATTTCAATCGCAAGCTGAGTGGATTCAATAGAACCATAGAAATCATGGAAGAAGATGCCACTTCGGCATTCGAGTACCTTATTACGAATCACAATATATCAGAGGTCTTCTCTCACCGAGAAAGTGGTATACAGCTCACTTGGGAAAGGGATAAATCAGTTTATAACTTACTCAAATCCAACAATATCCATTGGACACAATTCAAAAGAGATGGCATAGAAAGAGGTATCAAAGACCGTGATGGATGGGATAAACAATGGTATGTTACCATGAGTCAGTCACAGATTCATAATACCTATAGCCCACAAGAACTAGCGCCTTTAGCGCATCCATTTCCTTTGACTTCGACCCTTAAGAAACGGCTAAGCGATTATCCAAAAAAATTCCAACCTGCAGGAGAATCAAATGCGTGGAAATATTTGAATTCATTTACCAACGAACGAGGCAAGGACTATCACAGGCTTATATCAAAACCACTTGAAAGCCGAACTTCCTGCGGAAGAATATCACCCTATTTAGCCTGGGGCAACATTAGTATTAAGCAAGCGGTACAGCACATCAAAGGTCACGAAAACTACCCTCACAATAAGCGCGCTTTTAACGGAATCTTAACAAGATTGAAGTGGCATTGCCACTTTATTCAAAAGTTTGAAGTGGAATGCTCTTATGAGACTATCTGCATCAACCGGGGGTACGAATTATTAGAACGCCCCTTGAATGAATCGTTTGTGAAGGCATGGAAAGCAGGTAAAACAGGCTTTCCGCTAGTCGATGCTTGCATGAGGTGTGTTGCCCAAACAGGCTGGATAAACTTTAGGATGCGCGCGATGGTGGTTTCCATACTTTGCCACCATTTAGACCAAGACTGGCGTACTGGTGTCTACCATTTGGCAAATCATTTTTTGGATTACGAACCCGGCATTCACTATCCTCAATTTCAAATGCAGGCTGGCACTACTGGCGTCAACACCATTAGGATGTACAATCCTATAAAGCAATCTCAGGAACATGACTATGAGGGTAAATTCATAAAAATGTGGGTCCCAGAATTGAGAGAGGTGCCAACAGAGTTCATCCATGAACCATGGAAAATGACTGAAATGGATATGACCTTCAACAATATCACCCCTCCGCTAGATTACCCAAAACCATTGGTTGATTTAACAGAGAGCGGTAAAAAGGCTCGGGCTAAAATCTGGGGACATCGAAAGCACCAAGCGGTAAAAGCAGAGAAAAAAAGAATCGTAAAAACCCATACCAGAAATAACTAA
- a CDS encoding TIGR03643 family protein, with protein sequence MNSNLSEIDKDRVIEMAWEDRTPFEAIHQQFGLPEKEVIKLMRNTLKPSSFKLWRKRVNSGVSQKHLKKRSPEIDRFKSTLQRQITGNKISKR encoded by the coding sequence ATGAATTCCAACCTTTCTGAAATAGATAAAGATAGAGTGATAGAAATGGCTTGGGAAGACCGAACTCCCTTCGAAGCTATTCACCAACAATTCGGTTTACCTGAAAAAGAAGTCATCAAATTAATGCGGAACACCCTGAAACCTTCGAGTTTTAAGCTATGGCGAAAGCGAGTCAACAGCGGGGTTAGTCAAAAGCATTTGAAGAAAAGAAGCCCAGAAATTGATCGGTTTAAAAGTACACTTCAACGACAAATTACTGGGAATAAAATCAGCAAGAGATGA
- a CDS encoding Crp/Fnr family transcriptional regulator: MSKKLINVKKGQFLQRKGDLNTKVYVVQKGLLRSYAIDEKGKEHIFMFAPEGWIIADNLPSDLPADLFIDAIEDSEVIVKEKDISEEKDSEKFIKRLTVLQKRVIMLMSASAITRYDHFIKTYPKITKRVPQRMIASYLGITPEALSKSKKNHFKGN, translated from the coding sequence ATGAGCAAGAAGTTGATCAACGTAAAGAAAGGGCAATTCCTACAACGAAAGGGCGACTTAAATACTAAGGTTTACGTGGTTCAAAAAGGGTTATTAAGAAGCTATGCTATTGATGAAAAAGGCAAAGAACACATCTTTATGTTCGCTCCTGAAGGCTGGATTATTGCCGATAATTTACCGAGTGATCTACCCGCTGACCTATTTATCGATGCCATAGAAGATTCTGAGGTTATCGTAAAAGAGAAAGATATTAGTGAAGAAAAAGACAGTGAAAAGTTCATCAAAAGGCTCACCGTCCTTCAAAAGAGAGTAATAATGCTCATGAGTGCTTCAGCAATTACCCGCTATGACCACTTCATTAAAACCTATCCGAAAATTACAAAAAGGGTACCGCAAAGAATGATTGCTTCCTATTTAGGAATCACCCCTGAAGCCTTGAGCAAATCAAAGAAAAATCATTTCAAAGGAAATTGA
- a CDS encoding flavin reductase family protein — MYLSKTDIENTERVKRLNIINSVSGIKPGNLIGTRSNSGQANLAIISSVVHLGSNPAYLGFIVRPSQEVRRHTQENINENGFFTINHIQKDFIENAHYTSAKFDADISEFEACGLTEETLNDFNAPYVKESGLKMGLKHVESVPIQSSGTTMLVGQIEHLYIPDQAISTQGYIDLSIAEGVGISGLNSYYSFQKMADFPYARVSEVPKF; from the coding sequence ATGTATTTATCAAAAACTGATATCGAAAACACGGAAAGAGTGAAGAGGCTAAATATCATCAACTCTGTCTCTGGTATTAAACCTGGGAACCTGATCGGCACGCGTTCGAATAGTGGACAAGCTAACTTAGCGATCATCAGTTCGGTAGTCCATTTGGGCAGTAATCCAGCATATTTAGGCTTTATCGTAAGGCCGAGTCAAGAAGTACGCCGTCATACACAGGAAAATATTAACGAAAACGGCTTTTTCACCATCAATCATATTCAAAAAGATTTCATTGAAAATGCTCATTACACTTCAGCGAAATTCGATGCCGACATCTCTGAATTTGAGGCTTGCGGCCTTACTGAGGAAACGCTGAACGACTTTAATGCACCTTATGTGAAAGAAAGTGGTTTGAAAATGGGTTTGAAACACGTAGAAAGTGTGCCGATTCAGTCGAGTGGTACTACGATGCTTGTAGGGCAAATTGAGCACTTATACATTCCAGACCAGGCGATCAGCACGCAAGGCTATATAGATTTGAGCATTGCAGAAGGTGTCGGAATCTCTGGTCTTAATTCTTATTACAGCTTTCAAAAAATGGCTGACTTCCCATACGCGAGGGTTAGCGAGGTACCAAAGTTCTAA
- a CDS encoding DUF6434 domain-containing protein: MQRPDFTQINSGQEFNNWYWTKEEMVDICKMSHLPSNGSKFILRDRIMYALDHEGQVKNEEKKIRPNSTFNWAKAELSLATKITDNVSFGPNFRSFMSSQVDKKFSCHSDFMNWVKENVGATLQDAVLKWEELEERKKDPNFKRDIATNNMYCQYIRDFSAANPNAKFVDAKACWNKKRRMPMKNGFVRFEESDILLKD; this comes from the coding sequence ATGCAAAGACCTGATTTTACTCAAATTAATTCGGGACAAGAATTTAATAACTGGTATTGGACCAAAGAAGAAATGGTGGACATTTGTAAAATGAGCCATTTACCTTCAAATGGCAGCAAATTCATACTCAGGGATCGAATTATGTACGCCCTTGATCATGAAGGTCAAGTCAAAAATGAGGAAAAGAAAATACGCCCTAACTCTACTTTCAATTGGGCTAAGGCAGAATTAAGCCTCGCGACAAAAATCACAGACAACGTTTCTTTCGGACCTAACTTTCGATCCTTTATGTCATCGCAGGTGGATAAGAAGTTCAGTTGTCATAGCGACTTTATGAATTGGGTGAAAGAAAATGTAGGCGCCACACTTCAAGATGCAGTGCTAAAATGGGAAGAACTGGAAGAGCGAAAGAAAGACCCCAACTTTAAAAGAGATATTGCTACCAATAATATGTACTGTCAATACATCAGAGACTTTTCGGCAGCGAATCCTAATGCAAAGTTTGTAGATGCAAAAGCTTGCTGGAATAAAAAGAGGCGCATGCCGATGAAAAATGGATTTGTGAGATTCGAAGAGAGTGATATTCTTTTGAAAGATTAG